One window from the genome of Bubalus kerabau isolate K-KA32 ecotype Philippines breed swamp buffalo chromosome 17, PCC_UOA_SB_1v2, whole genome shotgun sequence encodes:
- the LOC129632287 gene encoding protein FAM32A-like: MGSMDSYEQVQKGPLKLKGVTELGVSKRKKKRDIDKAKLLETMGKIQKNQEEELRRHLNKRTPAQVAFEKVQEKRQMERILKKTSKTHKQRVQHFNRHLDMLTEHYDIPKVSWTR, translated from the coding sequence ATGGGCAGCATGGACTCCTACGAGCAGGTCCAAAAGGGACCCCTGAAGCTCAAAGGAGTCACAGAGCTTGGTGTGTCCAAGCGAAAGAAGAAAAGGGACATAGACAAGGCAAAACTCCTGGAAACGATGGGCAAAATCCAGAAGAAccaggaggaggagctgaggcGCCACCTCAATAAGCGGACCCCAGCCCAGGTGGCCTTTGAGAAGGTGCAGGAGAAGCGACAAATGGAGAGGATCCTGAAGAAAACATCCAAAACCCACAAGCAgagagtgcagcacttcaacagacACCTGGACATGCTCACGGAGCACTATGACATCCCTAAAGTCAGCTGGACCAGGTAG
- the LOC129632253 gene encoding zinc finger and SCAN domain-containing protein 5B-like, whose amino-acid sequence MAENQTRGRGPVADIPGAESPASAPGQDTRRENRDSDLEELRVRFRTFSSSDESDPMKALRRLRELCGLWLRPDLHTKEEMVDRLVLEQFVMCMPPDIQVLVKSSGAETCKDLEEVLRKKQKLTKWAVVRVKGEDVLMPVSGVEMLGSEVSEGHSEGDRAREPQPTVSVIPPDEGQQESQDGQHLPGAKDLSRGQGQKALPPETIPERGELEGQTPSKEYLMKDLREDTGVTRTLLSQEPQLLHDRERDVSTPSGSRRGPLKNHRRNKRKRESSPTCQDVGQEAATCLDQGEFSGQLGSHSIRSSGTVGPTSLPEGAETPGRAPSECKVCKKSFPCQSQLTLHQRTHTGERPFQCDICARGFIQPSDLRVHQRIHTGEKPYSCDVCLRKFAHNSTLRTHKRTHTQEKPFRCEQCDRAFCHRGNLNVHRRTHSGLKPYVCPECHTAFRQLGTFKRHRKIHSR is encoded by the exons ATGGCTGAGAACCAGACAAGGGGTCGTGGCCCCGTCGCGGACATCCCCGGAGCAGAGTCGCCGGCGTCTGCGCCAGGCCAAGACACCCGAAGGGAAAACCGCGACTCAGACCTGGAAGAGTTGCGCGTTCGCTTCAGAACGTTTAGCAGCTCCGACGAATCCGACCCCATGAAGGCTCTGAGGAGGCTCCGTGAACTCTGCGGGCTGTGGCTGAGGCCGGATCTTCACACCAaggaggagatggtggacaggctggtgctggagcagttTGTGATGTGCATGCCGCCGGACATCCAGGTCTTAGTCAAAAGTAGTGGTGCCGAGACTTGTAAGGATCTGGAGGAGGTgctgagaaagaagcagaaactgaCGAAATGG GCTGTAGTGCGTGTCAAAGGCGAGGATGTTTTGATGCCCGTCTCGGGTGTTGAGATGTTAGGATCTGAGGTCAGTGAGGGGCACAGTGAGGGAGACCGAGCCAGGGAGCCCCAGCCTACAGTCAGTGTCATCCCTCCAGACGAGGGCCAGCAGGAAAGCCAAGACGGGCAGCATCTGCCAGGAGCCAAGGACCTGTCGAGGGGGCAG GGCCAGAAAGCTCTCCCGCCAGAGACCATTCCTGAAAGAGGTGAACTGGAGGGTCAGACGCCCTCCAAGGAGTACTTGATGAAGGACCTGCGGGAAGACACAGGAGTGACAAGAACCCTTTTGTCTCAAGAGCCTCAACTTCTGCACGATCGTG AGAGAGACGTTTCCACTCCAAGTGGATCCAGACGAGGTCCTCTGAAGAATCACAGACGTAACAAAAGGAAGCGGGAGAGCAGTCCCACTTGCCAAGACGTGGGTCAAGAGGCAGCCACGTGTTTGGACCAAGGAGAGTTCTCAGGACAGCTTGGGTCCCATTCTATTCGTTCATCTGGCACCGTTGGACCCACCAGTCTTCCTGAGGGAGCAGAAACCCCGGGACGGGCACCCTCTGAATGCAAGGTGTGCAAAAAGAGCTTTCCTTGTCAATCTCAGCTTACCTtgcaccagaggacacacacaggagagaggcCCTTTCAATGCGACATCTGTGCCAGAGGGTTCATACAGCCTTCAGACCTGCGGGTCCACCAGCGGATCCACACTGGCGAGAAGCCCTACAGCTGTGATGTCTGCCTCAGGAAGTTCGCCCACAACTCCACGCTGCGCACTCACAAGAGGACCCACACCCAGGAGAAGCCTTTCCGCTGTGAGCAGTGTGACAGAGCTTTTTGCCACCGAGGGAACCTCAATGTTCACCGACGCACCCACTCTGGGCTCAAGCCCTACGTGTGCCCCGAATGTCACACAGCCTTCCGTCAGCTGGGGACTTTCAAACGCCACCGGAAAATCCATTCCAGATGA
- the LOC129632232 gene encoding zinc finger and SCAN domain-containing protein 5B-like: MAEDQPFFQGSGHMTDSPGAESPASVPPQDTLMEDSDCDQETWHVRFRTFSSSEESDPFEDLRRLRELCHLWLRPDLHTKEQMMDRLVLEQFMICMPLECQVLLKESEVQSCKALEDVLRNKQKPKNWTIVCIQGQKYPVRDPDIEMTEAKAGDMDDERDPCGEPEPPSRVIPPEDGQEGSQELQNPPGAMNLSREQDQRALPPETVPETGELEGQTPRKNLEKDLLEDRGETKTLQSQEPELLKGPEGDVSTMSGSRRGPVKNRRHVKRKRESSPTCQDVGQEAATCLDPGEFSGQRGSHLLVHMALWDPPVFLREQKPPRAHSECRVCKRSFPYQSQLSLHQRTHTGERPFQCDICAKVFIQLSDLRVHERIHIGEKPYSCDLWLKKFTHNSTLCAHKRTHTQEKPFRCEQCDRASATEGTSVFTVAPTLGSSPTCAPSVTQPSVSWGLSNATGKSIPDDWLRTLPSGPSAFCSEKEIRDYLSLM; the protein is encoded by the exons ATGGCTGAGGACCAGCCATTTTTTCAGGGTTCTGGACACATGACAGACAGCCCTGGGGCAGAGTCACCAGCATCCGTGCCACCCCAAGACACACTCATGGAAGACTCAGACTGTGACCAGGAAACCTGGCACGTCCGGTTCAGAACATTTAGCAGCTCAGAGGAGTCCGACCCGTTTGAGGATCTGAGGAGACTCCGTGAACTCTGCCATCTGTGGCTGAGGCCAGATCTTCACACCAAGGAGCAGATGATGGACAggctggtgctggagcagttcatgatctgcatGCCCCTGGAGTGCCAGGTCCTgctcaaagaaagtgaagtgcAGAGTTGCAAAGCCCTGGAGGACGTGCTGAGAAATAAGCAGAAACCCAAGAACTGG ACCATAGTCTGCATACAAGGACAGAAATATCCCGTGCGTGATCCCGACATTGAGATGACTGAAGCCAAGGCCGGTGACATGGATGATGAGAGAGACCCATGCGGGGAGCCCGAACCACCCTCAAGGGTCATACCTCCAGAAGATGGCCAGGAAGGAAGCCAAGAGCTGCAGAATCCGCCAGGAGCCATGAACCTATCTAGGGAGCAG GACCAGAGAGCTCTCCCGCCAGAGACTGTTCCTGAAACAGGTGAGCTGGAGGGTCAGACGCCCAGGAAGAACTTGGAGAAGGACCTGCTGGAAGACAGGGGAGAGACAAAAACCCTTCAATCTCAAGAACCTGAACTTCTGAAGGGTCCTG AGGGAGACGTTTCCACTATGAGTGGATCCAGACGAGGTCCTGTAAAGAATCGCAGACATGTCAAAAGGAAACGGGAGAGCAGTCCCACTTGCCAAGACGTGGGTCAAGAAGCAGCCACGTGTTTGGACCCAGGAGAGTTCTCAGGACAGCGTGGGTCCCATTTGTTGGTGCATATGGCACTGTGGGACCCACCAGTCTTCCTGAGGGAGcagaaacccccacgggcacacTCTGAATGCAGGGTGTGCAAAAGGAGCTTTCCTTATCAGTCTCAGCTTAGCCtgcaccagaggacacacacaggagagaggcCCTTTCAATGCGACATCTGTGCCAAAGTGTTCATACAGCTTTCAGATCTGCGGGTTCATGAGCGGATCCACATTGGCGAGAAGCCCTACAGCTGTGATCTCTGGCTCAAGAAGTTCACCCACAACTCCACGCTGTGCGCTCACAAGAGGACCCACACCCAGGAGAAGCCTTTCCGCTGTGAGCAGTGTGACAGAGCTTCAGCCACCgagggaacctcagtgttcaccgTCGCACCCACTCTGGGCTCAAGCCCTACGTGTGCCCCGAGTGTCACACAGCCTTCCGTCAGCTGGGGACTTTCAAACGCCACCGGAAAATCCATTCCAGATGACTGGCTCAGGACCCTGCCCTCAGGTCCAAGTGCCTTCTGCTCCGAGAAAGAAATTCGGGATTATTTGTCACTTATGTGA
- the LOC129632312 gene encoding zinc finger and SCAN domain-containing protein 5B-like, translated as MAENQTRGRGPVADSPGAESPASAPGQDTRRENPASDLEELLVRFRTFSSSDESDRIKALRRLRELCGLWLRPDLHTKEEMVDRLVLEQFVMCVPLDIQVLVKSSSAETCKDLEEVLRKKQKLTKWAVVRVQGEDVLMPISGVEMLGSEVSEGHSEGDRAREPQPTVSVIPPDEGQQESQDGQHLPGAKDLSRGQDQKALPPETIPERGELEGQTPSKENLEKDLREDTGVTRTLLSQEPELLQNRVEDVFTPSGSRRGPLKNRRHVKRKRESSPTCQDVRQEAATCLDQGEFSGQLGSHSFAAFGTMRPTSLPEGAETLGRAPSECKVCKKSFSCQSQLTLHQRTHTGERPFQCDVCAKGFIQPSDLWVHQRIHTGEKPYSCGICLKKFAHNSTLHAHKRTHSQEKPFRCEQCDRAFGHRGNLNVHLRTHSGLKPYVCPECHTAFRQLGTFKRHRKIHSR; from the exons ATGGCTGAGAACCAGACAAGGGGTCGTGGCCCCGTCGCGGACAGCCCCGGAGCAGAGTCGCCGGCGTCTGCGCCAGGCCAAGACACCCGAAGGGAAAACCCCGCCTCAGACCTGGAAGAGTTGCTCGTTCGCTTCAGAACGTTTAGCAGCTCAGACGAATCCGACCGGATCAAGGCTCTGAGGAGGCTCCGTGAACTCTGCGGGCTGTGGCTGAGGCCGGATCTTCACACCAaggaggagatggtggacaggctggtgctggagcagttcGTGATGTGCGTGCCGCTGGACATCCAGGTCTTAGTCAAAAGTAGCAGTGCCGAGACTTGTAAGGATCTGGAGGAGGTgctgagaaagaagcagaaactgaCGAAATGG GCTGTAGTGCGTGTCCAAGGCGAGGATGTTTTGATGCCCATCTCGGGTGTTGAGATGTTAGGATCTGAGGTCAGTGAGGGGCACAGTGAGGGAGACCGAGCCAGGGAGCCCCAGCCTACAGTCAGTGTCATCCCTCCAGACGAGGGCCAGCAGGAAAGCCAAGACGGGCAGCATCTGCCAGGAGCCAAGGACCTGTCGAGGGGGCAG GACCAGAAAGCTCTCCCGCCAGAGACCATTCCTGAAAGAGGTGAACTGGAGGGTCAGACGCCCTCCAAGGAGAACTTGGAGAAGGACCTGCGGGAAGACACAGGAGTGACAAGAACCCTTTTGTCTCAAGAGCCTGAACTTCTGCAGAATCGTGTTGA AGATGTTTTCACTCCGAGTGGATCCAGACGAGGTCCTCTGAAGAATCGCAGACATGTGAAAAGGAAGCGGGAGAGCAGTCCCACTTGCCAAGACGTGCGTCAAGAGGCAGCCACGTGTTTGGACCAAGGAGAGTTCTCAGGACAGCTTGGGTCCCATTCCTTTGCTGCATTTGGCACCATGCGACCCACCAGTCTTCCTGAGGGAGCAGAAACCCTGGGACGGGCACCCTCTGAATGCAAGGTGTGCAAAAAGAGCTTTTCTTGTCAATCTCAGCTTACCCtgcaccagaggacacacacaggagagaggcCCTTTCAATGTGACGTCTGTGCCAAAGGGTTCATACAGCCTTCAGACCTGTGGGTTCACCAGCGGATCCACACTGGCGAGAAGCCCTACAGCTGTGGTATCTGCCTCAAGAAGTTCGCCCACAACTCCACGCTGCACGCTCACAAGAGGACGCACAGCCAGGAGAAGCCTTTCCGCTGTGAGCAGTGTGACAGAGCTTTCGGCCACCGAGGGAACCTCAACGTTCACCTACGCACCCACTCTGGGCTCAAGCCCTACGTGTGCCCCGAGTGTCACACAGCCTTCCGTCAGCTGGGGACTTTCAAACGCCACCGGAAAATCCATTCCAGATGA